The proteins below are encoded in one region of Chitinophagaceae bacterium:
- a CDS encoding glycoside hydrolase family 97 catalytic domain-containing protein, with product MKNLNFLLTVICSVSMLNSSIAQKSTIIKSPDNKIAAEVLLNKDQQLVYNIRYLNVAVLQNSSLGIVREDADFSMAMQWVTVSDQLLIKDNYRILTAKKSSINYSANRKVITVKNKEGNKMNIVFQVSNDGVAFRYEFTETSTDIKKIKQEATSFHFYEGTKAWLQPKTEAQSGWEHSNPSYEAHYMMDIKTGTPAPGKNGWIYPAMFHYKNTWMLITEAALGRTYCGTALQQFSENNEYKINFPQEAEKFTNGALFPQSTLPWQMPWRIIAIGSLKTIAESTLGTDLAFPAKRIDAEFIKPGRASWSWIMSKDDYIVYAEQKKYIDYAADMHWEYCLIDADWDRKIGYDKIKELADYATTKKVGLLLWYNSAGAWNTVKYTPKDKMLTHESRIKEFAVLQKMGIKGIKTDFFAGDGQSMINYYQDILEDAATYHLLVNFHGATLPRGWQRTYPNLMTTEAVYGYEMITFGQKDADLAAPHMVMSAFARNAFDPMDFTPVSLYKIPRINRKTSSAFELATSVIFLSGIQHYVEGPDGMAKMPAAVKEYMQTVPVAWDEVKFIDGYPGKFYAVARRAGKKWYVAAINGDTVQKQIPVDVSRIAAGKTGTIFRTNERGETVTENYPVKQGERKAISVNPNDGFVIVFE from the coding sequence ATGAAGAACTTGAATTTTCTTTTGACAGTGATTTGCAGTGTATCAATGCTTAACAGCAGTATTGCTCAAAAAAGTACCATCATTAAAAGTCCGGATAATAAAATTGCAGCAGAAGTATTGCTGAATAAAGATCAGCAGCTGGTTTATAATATCAGGTATCTCAATGTAGCTGTTCTGCAAAACTCCTCGTTGGGTATTGTGAGAGAAGATGCAGATTTTTCAATGGCTATGCAATGGGTAACTGTTTCGGATCAACTGCTCATTAAAGACAACTACAGAATTCTTACTGCGAAAAAATCTTCCATTAATTATTCTGCCAACAGAAAAGTAATTACTGTAAAAAATAAGGAAGGCAATAAAATGAATATTGTGTTCCAGGTGTCAAATGATGGTGTTGCGTTTCGATATGAGTTTACTGAAACATCAACCGATATCAAAAAAATAAAACAGGAAGCCACCAGTTTTCATTTTTATGAAGGAACAAAAGCATGGTTGCAGCCTAAGACAGAAGCGCAAAGCGGATGGGAGCACAGCAATCCATCTTATGAAGCCCATTACATGATGGATATTAAAACAGGAACACCTGCACCCGGAAAAAACGGGTGGATCTATCCGGCCATGTTTCATTATAAAAATACATGGATGCTGATTACGGAAGCTGCATTGGGAAGAACCTATTGTGGTACTGCCTTACAGCAGTTTTCAGAAAACAACGAATACAAAATTAATTTTCCTCAGGAAGCAGAAAAGTTTACCAATGGTGCTTTGTTTCCTCAATCAACCCTGCCTTGGCAAATGCCCTGGCGCATTATTGCAATTGGAAGTTTAAAAACAATTGCAGAATCTACATTGGGAACTGATCTTGCTTTTCCTGCGAAAAGAATCGATGCTGAATTTATTAAACCCGGAAGAGCATCCTGGAGCTGGATCATGAGCAAGGATGATTATATCGTGTATGCTGAACAGAAAAAATACATTGATTATGCAGCCGACATGCACTGGGAGTATTGTTTGATTGATGCTGACTGGGACAGGAAGATCGGTTATGATAAAATAAAAGAACTGGCAGATTATGCAACAACAAAAAAAGTAGGATTGCTGTTGTGGTATAATTCAGCAGGAGCGTGGAATACCGTGAAGTATACTCCAAAAGATAAAATGCTGACACATGAAAGCAGGATCAAAGAATTTGCAGTGCTGCAGAAAATGGGTATCAAAGGAATTAAAACAGATTTCTTTGCAGGCGATGGTCAGTCAATGATCAATTACTACCAGGATATTTTAGAAGATGCTGCAACCTATCACTTACTGGTAAATTTTCATGGAGCCACATTGCCAAGAGGCTGGCAGAGAACCTATCCCAACTTAATGACTACCGAAGCAGTGTATGGTTATGAAATGATCACCTTCGGTCAGAAAGATGCAGATCTTGCAGCGCCGCATATGGTGATGAGCGCCTTTGCACGCAATGCGTTTGATCCAATGGATTTCACTCCTGTAAGTCTGTATAAAATTCCCCGCATCAACAGGAAAACAAGCAGTGCATTTGAACTGGCAACTTCAGTTATTTTTTTATCTGGCATTCAGCACTATGTAGAAGGGCCTGATGGGATGGCGAAGATGCCTGCTGCTGTTAAAGAATATATGCAAACAGTACCGGTAGCATGGGATGAAGTAAAATTCATTGATGGTTATCCCGGTAAATTTTATGCAGTGGCAAGAAGAGCAGGAAAGAAATGGTATGTGGCAGCGATTAATGGAGACACTGTGCAAAAGCAAATACCAGTTGATGTCTCAAGGATTGCTGCAGGTAAAACAGGAACAATCTTTCGTACAAATGAAAGGGGTGAAACTGTTACAGAAAATTATCCTGTAAAGCAGGGTGAAAGAAAAGCAATCAGCGTAAATCCGAATGATGGATTTGTGATTGTGTTTGAATAA
- a CDS encoding glycoside hydrolase family 2 protein, whose protein sequence is MKKITVLLSFILAVVFAEAQLNWPTVTNVTKPWTRWWWEGSAVNKNDLTWNLEQYRKAGLGGVELTPIYGVYGYEKEFINFLSPQWMQMFTHTLNESKRLGLGVDLANGTGWPFGGPWVKNEDASKTIFYKTYSLNEGEQLKDAIEYNQEAWVRTANNKPAAIENILKPVYVNKNLQELALDQIQYAGKLPLQTLIAYSDKNETINLTDKVDATGKLNWSAPPTGGKWTLYALFQGLHGKMVERAAPGGEGYAIDHFSLTAANNYFKKFDASFKGYDISYLRSFFNDSYEVDDARGQGNWTTNLFTEFQQRKGYDLRNHLPALFGKDETEKNKRVIYDYRSVIDELLLEHFTMTWKKWAGTKGKMLRNQSHGSPANTLDLYSVVDIPETEGTDILRFKFATSAANVMGKQLVSSESATWLNEHFLSSWGDVKKAIDLYFLGGVNHIFYHGTEYSPKEAKWPGWLFYAAVHFQPTNPQWKDFHVLNEYITRTQSFLQKGKPDNDVLLYYPIVDRYSEPGNALLQHFDGMERNFEKTEFEHVSKWMVEKGYSFDFFSERQLQRFTNRGNNIISSGNAYRTILLPANKLINEQSFQQLLKLAKQGATILVYKNLPQDVPGFGNLDARRKTFQQLISQLKFSKSDNLQKAVVGKGSFIMSDDLDVLLLAAKARKESYTEKGLSVLRRKNNEGTVWLINNRTDNALEEWIEINSSAVSFGLFDAMTGKKGLAKWRKNTKGGVEVLLQLQSYESIIIQSYNVKKSGTVFPYKEAAGQPQEIKSNWTITFLDGGPTIPSSIKTDQLISWTELGGDDVKNFSGTGKYSVEFEKSAGSTSSYLLNLGKVNETAEVFLNGKRITTLIGPVFQCVIPASAFQQTNKLEIIVANLMANRISYMDRNNLPWKIFYNTNMPARKRENVKNGLFDASVWKPLSSGLLGPVTITPLK, encoded by the coding sequence ATGAAAAAGATAACAGTACTTCTTTCTTTTATTTTAGCGGTAGTTTTTGCAGAAGCACAACTCAACTGGCCAACAGTAACCAATGTAACAAAACCATGGACACGCTGGTGGTGGGAAGGAAGTGCAGTCAACAAAAATGATTTGACCTGGAACCTCGAGCAATACCGGAAAGCTGGACTCGGTGGTGTAGAGCTCACACCCATTTATGGTGTGTATGGATATGAGAAAGAGTTCATCAATTTTTTATCGCCGCAATGGATGCAGATGTTTACGCATACATTGAATGAATCAAAGCGATTAGGACTTGGAGTTGATTTAGCGAATGGAACAGGCTGGCCTTTTGGTGGTCCCTGGGTAAAAAATGAAGATGCAAGTAAAACGATCTTTTATAAAACCTATTCGCTGAATGAAGGAGAGCAATTGAAAGATGCAATTGAATATAATCAGGAAGCATGGGTACGTACTGCGAATAACAAACCGGCAGCGATTGAAAATATTCTGAAACCAGTTTATGTAAATAAAAATCTGCAGGAGCTGGCATTGGATCAGATACAGTATGCCGGCAAACTTCCTTTGCAAACACTGATTGCATATTCAGATAAAAATGAAACAATCAATCTTACAGATAAAGTAGATGCAACAGGGAAGTTAAACTGGTCAGCCCCGCCAACCGGCGGGAAATGGACACTGTATGCTTTGTTCCAGGGATTACATGGTAAGATGGTTGAACGTGCAGCCCCGGGTGGTGAAGGTTATGCCATTGATCATTTTTCATTAACAGCTGCTAATAATTATTTCAAAAAATTTGATGCTTCCTTTAAAGGATATGATATTTCTTACCTGCGTTCTTTCTTTAATGATTCTTATGAAGTGGATGATGCAAGAGGACAGGGTAACTGGACAACAAATTTATTTACAGAATTTCAGCAACGCAAGGGTTATGATTTGCGCAATCATCTTCCTGCCTTGTTTGGAAAAGATGAAACAGAGAAAAACAAACGTGTTATTTATGATTACCGTTCGGTGATTGATGAGTTGCTGCTGGAACATTTCACCATGACCTGGAAAAAATGGGCAGGAACAAAGGGAAAGATGCTGCGCAATCAATCGCATGGTTCACCTGCAAATACATTAGATCTGTACAGTGTGGTAGATATTCCTGAAACAGAAGGAACAGATATTCTGCGTTTCAAGTTTGCAACTTCTGCTGCCAATGTCATGGGCAAACAATTGGTTTCTTCTGAATCGGCTACCTGGCTCAATGAGCATTTTCTTTCTTCCTGGGGCGATGTAAAAAAGGCAATTGATCTGTATTTCCTCGGCGGAGTGAATCATATTTTTTATCATGGTACAGAATATTCACCGAAGGAAGCAAAATGGCCCGGCTGGTTATTTTATGCAGCGGTACATTTTCAGCCAACGAATCCGCAGTGGAAAGATTTTCATGTACTGAATGAATACATTACACGTACACAAAGTTTTTTGCAAAAAGGCAAGCCGGATAATGATGTGTTATTATATTATCCGATCGTTGACCGTTATTCAGAACCGGGGAATGCGTTACTTCAGCATTTCGATGGAATGGAAAGGAATTTTGAAAAGACCGAGTTTGAACATGTATCAAAATGGATGGTAGAAAAAGGATATAGTTTTGATTTCTTTTCTGAACGTCAGTTGCAGCGGTTCACCAACAGAGGTAATAATATCATCAGCAGTGGAAATGCATACCGCACTATTCTTTTACCTGCCAATAAACTCATTAATGAACAATCATTTCAGCAGTTGCTGAAATTGGCAAAGCAGGGAGCAACAATTCTTGTGTATAAAAATCTTCCGCAGGATGTGCCGGGCTTTGGCAACCTGGATGCAAGAAGAAAAACATTTCAGCAATTGATCAGCCAGTTGAAGTTTTCAAAGTCAGACAACCTGCAGAAAGCAGTTGTTGGTAAAGGCAGTTTTATTATGAGTGATGATCTGGATGTATTGCTGCTTGCTGCGAAAGCAAGAAAAGAAAGCTATACAGAAAAAGGCCTGTCTGTTCTTCGTCGTAAAAACAATGAGGGAACAGTATGGTTAATTAATAACCGCACCGACAACGCATTGGAGGAGTGGATTGAAATAAACAGCAGTGCAGTTTCCTTTGGATTGTTTGATGCAATGACAGGCAAGAAAGGTTTGGCGAAGTGGAGAAAGAACACAAAAGGCGGAGTTGAAGTGTTGCTGCAACTGCAATCGTATGAATCAATCATTATTCAATCATACAATGTAAAGAAGAGCGGAACGGTATTTCCATACAAAGAAGCAGCAGGCCAGCCTCAGGAAATAAAGAGCAACTGGACGATCACATTTCTTGATGGCGGTCCAACGATTCCGTCTTCCATCAAAACAGATCAGCTGATATCCTGGACCGAACTGGGAGGAGATGATGTAAAGAATTTTTCAGGTACAGGGAAGTACAGTGTTGAGTTTGAAAAATCTGCAGGAAGTACTTCATCATACTTACTGAATCTTGGAAAAGTAAATGAAACCGCAGAAGTATTTTTAAATGGAAAGAGAATTACAACCTTGATAGGCCCGGTATTTCAATGTGTGATTCCTGCATCTGCATTTCAGCAAACAAATAAACTGGAAATCATTGTTGCCAACCTGATGGCAAACCGTATTTCCTATATGGACAGGAATAATCTTCCCTGGAAAATATTCTACAATACCAATATGCCTGCAAGGAAGAGAGAGAATGTAAAGAATGGATTATTTGATGCATCAGTATGGAAGCCTTTGTCATCCGGTTTGCTTGGACCGGTAACGATTACTCCGTTAAAATAA
- a CDS encoding sugar phosphate isomerase/epimerase, with the protein MKHKIIFILSALFFVLLFGFKPNKESVPQLGIVASLDQDSLVYASGFRMLGESVGRMLSPSLTEEQFKLNLARIKKAKCKVMICNVFISGKMKIAGPDVDENKVVGYADTVFSRAQRAGVHFIVLGSGGARRIPDGYDVQKAQADFAVLCRKLAMVAGKYGIMIALESLEATETNFLITLKSAAEVVRAVNHPNFKLNADIFHMMREGEAPQSIIDAADVLVYCEIAEKQKRSFPGVMGDDFKPYLRALRTANYKGYIFIEGGSSNPKNDMPLAFQYLTKQLEEVYAE; encoded by the coding sequence ATGAAACATAAAATCATATTCATTCTTTCAGCATTGTTCTTTGTTCTGTTGTTTGGCTTTAAACCAAATAAAGAATCAGTTCCACAATTAGGTATTGTTGCTTCTTTAGATCAGGACAGTCTTGTATATGCATCAGGCTTTCGTATGCTGGGCGAATCAGTTGGCAGAATGTTATCGCCTTCTTTAACAGAAGAACAGTTTAAACTGAATCTTGCCCGTATAAAAAAAGCAAAATGCAAAGTAATGATCTGCAATGTTTTTATTTCGGGTAAAATGAAAATTGCAGGACCTGATGTAGATGAGAACAAAGTAGTAGGTTATGCCGACACTGTTTTCTCAAGAGCACAAAGAGCCGGTGTGCATTTTATTGTATTGGGCAGCGGTGGTGCCAGAAGAATTCCGGATGGATATGATGTACAAAAAGCACAGGCTGATTTTGCTGTATTATGCCGCAAGCTGGCAATGGTTGCAGGTAAATACGGGATCATGATTGCATTGGAAAGCCTCGAGGCAACAGAAACAAATTTTCTCATTACGTTGAAATCTGCTGCCGAAGTAGTAAGAGCAGTAAATCATCCGAACTTTAAGTTGAATGCAGACATTTTTCATATGATGAGGGAAGGTGAAGCACCGCAAAGTATTATTGATGCGGCTGATGTACTGGTGTATTGTGAAATTGCAGAAAAACAAAAGCGTTCATTTCCCGGTGTGATGGGGGATGATTTTAAACCCTATTTAAGAGCTTTACGAACCGCAAATTACAAAGGATATATTTTTATTGAAGGCGGCAGCAGCAATCCAAAAAATGACATGCCGCTTGCGTTTCAATATCTTACGAAGCAGTTAGAAGAAGTATATGCTGAATAG
- a CDS encoding family 43 glycosylhydrolase, with amino-acid sequence MNRNTKYLTGLFLLLVSCNLSYAQNSQTALVKSESDNPPLGGRGADTSFQSNGNPIIKHKYTADAAALVYKDKVYLYTGHDVAPPKENRYVMHEWLCFSTNDMVNWTEHPSPLNVKAFKWAKDDAWASQVIERNGKFYWYVAITHDSTHRGKAIGVAVSDSPTGPFTDAIGKALITNDMTTEAKISWDDIDPTVFIDDDGQAYLFWGNTTLHYVKLKPNMIEMDGAFKKVEVPKFTEAPWVHKRNGWYYLSYAYEFPEKITYAMSRNINGPWEYKGILNEIAGNSNTNHQAIIEFKGKWYFIYHNGALVPDAGSFHRSVCIDYLYYNKDGTMKRVVMTSEGVKAAK; translated from the coding sequence ATGAATAGAAATACAAAATATTTAACAGGATTGTTTCTACTGTTAGTATCATGTAACCTGAGTTACGCACAAAATAGTCAAACGGCTCTTGTAAAATCGGAGTCTGATAACCCCCCTTTGGGGGGCAGGGGGGCTGATACATCATTTCAATCCAACGGTAATCCCATTATCAAACATAAATACACAGCTGATGCAGCAGCATTGGTGTATAAGGATAAAGTGTATCTCTACACCGGGCATGATGTAGCTCCGCCAAAAGAAAACCGTTATGTGATGCATGAATGGTTATGTTTTTCTACCAATGATATGGTTAACTGGACAGAGCATCCATCCCCCTTAAATGTAAAAGCATTTAAATGGGCAAAAGATGATGCATGGGCAAGCCAGGTAATTGAACGCAATGGAAAGTTTTACTGGTATGTTGCTATTACGCACGACAGTACACACAGAGGAAAAGCAATTGGTGTTGCAGTAAGCGATAGTCCAACCGGGCCTTTTACTGATGCAATCGGTAAGGCGCTCATCACAAATGATATGACAACGGAAGCAAAGATCAGCTGGGATGATATTGATCCTACTGTGTTTATTGATGATGACGGTCAGGCATATTTGTTTTGGGGTAATACTACCTTACATTATGTAAAGCTGAAACCAAATATGATTGAAATGGATGGAGCGTTCAAAAAAGTGGAAGTGCCAAAGTTTACAGAAGCACCCTGGGTACATAAACGGAATGGCTGGTACTATCTTTCGTATGCTTATGAATTTCCCGAGAAAATCACTTATGCCATGAGCCGCAACATTAATGGTCCGTGGGAGTACAAAGGCATTTTGAATGAAATTGCCGGGAACAGCAATACCAATCACCAGGCTATTATTGAATTTAAAGGCAAATGGTATTTTATCTATCATAATGGAGCCTTGGTGCCCGATGCTGGCAGTTTTCACCGCTCGGTTTGCATTGACTATCTCTATTATAACAAAGACGGAACTATGAAACGGGTAGTGATGACCAGTGAAGGAGTAAAAGCAGCTAAATAA
- a CDS encoding family 43 glycosylhydrolase: MKKSVLIIAICVSVLSSSYGQLLNIKNDLFWNTKDGKPINSQGGGIFKFKDAAGKEKYYWYGVHYKEADIYRIDPSVTLPNATFESVTCYSSTDLVNWTFEADVFTKEEAFKTAAKTWVGRLGVAYIKELNRYALFVQHGSEVLIALAEKPTGEFKWHQKINMMSMIGTSNTGDQTVFTDEDSGKSYLIYSYGRGRNRIYVSEIGVKDGMVNLLDCTKIFQGESREGNCMFKYKGKYYMAASNIYGWDASYAYYLVADDIRGPYLPTNDMQVMKGSENDFAHVTQTGFFFNVKGSKQETVLYCGDRWADFAGNGQGYNQWFPLSFNGAEPYFNSLSSWNINAKTGEWKVATDNNFVKNGSFEADRRRIPSHVKPVQEFLLGWTTTVIEGNKVSLDSNSSPVLNYFNTESDRKIVIGEKSLCISDKINFSRRVSQIITSSPYVKLQDGNYTLTAKVKSSSGFTKFEMYAVSDGKIRFFTVKEENASWKTITIERVPVKGGKVEIGFLAEGTANSFCYVDDISLVKTR; encoded by the coding sequence ATGAAAAAGAGTGTTTTAATAATAGCAATATGTGTTTCCGTTCTGTCATCTTCTTACGGGCAGTTACTCAATATTAAAAATGATCTGTTCTGGAACACAAAAGATGGAAAGCCCATCAACAGCCAGGGCGGTGGAATTTTTAAGTTCAAAGATGCTGCAGGCAAAGAGAAATATTATTGGTACGGTGTTCATTATAAAGAAGCGGACATATATCGAATTGATCCATCCGTAACATTACCCAATGCTACTTTCGAATCTGTAACATGTTACAGTTCCACTGATTTAGTTAACTGGACATTTGAAGCAGATGTTTTCACTAAGGAAGAAGCATTTAAAACTGCAGCAAAAACATGGGTGGGGCGTTTAGGTGTTGCATATATCAAAGAGTTGAATAGATATGCACTATTTGTACAGCATGGAAGTGAAGTGCTGATTGCTCTTGCTGAAAAGCCGACAGGAGAATTTAAATGGCATCAGAAAATTAACATGATGAGCATGATCGGCACCAGCAATACCGGCGATCAAACGGTGTTTACCGATGAAGACAGCGGAAAGTCATACCTCATTTATTCTTATGGCCGGGGAAGAAATAGAATTTATGTTTCAGAAATTGGAGTAAAAGATGGAATGGTGAATCTGTTAGACTGCACAAAGATTTTCCAGGGCGAAAGCAGGGAAGGAAACTGCATGTTTAAATACAAAGGCAAATATTATATGGCCGCATCTAATATTTACGGATGGGATGCTTCTTATGCCTATTATTTAGTAGCAGATGATATTCGTGGACCTTATTTACCAACGAATGATATGCAGGTAATGAAAGGAAGCGAAAACGATTTTGCCCATGTAACGCAAACAGGATTCTTCTTTAATGTAAAAGGCAGTAAGCAGGAAACGGTTCTGTATTGTGGTGACCGCTGGGCTGACTTTGCAGGCAATGGCCAGGGCTATAATCAGTGGTTCCCGCTTTCATTCAATGGAGCAGAACCTTATTTTAATTCGCTTAGCTCCTGGAACATCAATGCAAAAACAGGTGAATGGAAAGTAGCTACTGATAATAACTTTGTAAAGAACGGAAGCTTTGAAGCAGACAGAAGAAGAATTCCCAGTCATGTTAAACCGGTACAGGAATTTTTACTCGGCTGGACGACTACTGTTATCGAAGGCAACAAAGTTTCGCTTGACAGCAACAGCTCGCCTGTATTGAACTATTTTAATACGGAGAGTGACAGGAAAATTGTCATTGGCGAAAAAAGCCTTTGCATCAGTGATAAGATTAACTTCAGCCGAAGAGTAAGCCAGATCATCACTTCTTCACCTTACGTAAAGCTGCAAGATGGCAATTACACATTAACAGCAAAAGTGAAGAGCAGCAGCGGCTTTACGAAGTTTGAAATGTATGCTGTAAGCGATGGTAAAATCCGCTTCTTTACTGTAAAGGAAGAAAATGCATCGTGGAAAACGATTACTATTGAACGTGTGCCTGTTAAAGGTGGAAAGGTAGAGATTGGTTTTCTTGCTGAAGGAACGGCCAATTCTTTTTGTTATGTGGATGATATTTCGTTGGTGAAAACAAGATGA
- a CDS encoding beta-xylosidase, whose product MKQLLLALLISSSAFAQTVTIHVDLTKETGDMKPVWAWFGYDEPNYTYMKDGKKLLSEIAALSPVPVYVRAHSLLVSGDGVAALKWGSTNAYTEDANGNPIYNWKIIDSIFDTYIQRGMKPLAQIGFMPEALSTNPVPYKHDWKPGDPYFKIITGWAYPPKDYNKWAELVFQWVKHSVERYGQSEVESWYWELWNEPNGYWKGTQNEFFKLYDYTADAVKRALPTAKIGGINIAGTAGKNAQDWMHAFVKHCFYDTNYVTKQIGSPVDMILFHAKGSPKVIDGHVQMNMGRQLQDIHAGFKFVASYPQLKNLPVVIGESDPEGCAACGMKTNPSNGYRNGTMYSSYTAASFARKYLLADSFHVNFLGAVTWAFEFEDQPWFYGFRDLATNGVDKPVLNVFRMFGMMKGKRVLVQGSQMYDLKTMVDSSVRRAYSDVGGLAAKDQRSATVMIWNYHDDDVKQPALPVEVNINGVSVTVVTLTEYRIDDEHSNSYEVWKKMGSPQNPTKEQIAILEKSGQLKTMGSSKKVKVVNGILKIKLSLPQQGVSLLKLDW is encoded by the coding sequence ATGAAACAATTACTGCTTGCTTTACTGATCTCTTCTTCTGCTTTTGCTCAAACTGTAACTATCCATGTTGATCTTACAAAAGAAACCGGTGATATGAAACCCGTATGGGCATGGTTTGGTTATGATGAACCAAACTATACCTACATGAAAGATGGAAAGAAACTGTTATCAGAGATTGCTGCATTAAGTCCTGTTCCTGTTTATGTAAGGGCACACAGTTTACTGGTAAGTGGCGATGGGGTTGCTGCATTAAAATGGGGGAGCACGAATGCTTATACTGAAGATGCCAATGGCAATCCAATTTATAACTGGAAAATCATTGACAGTATTTTTGATACCTATATACAGCGTGGAATGAAACCATTGGCGCAGATTGGTTTTATGCCGGAGGCATTGTCAACAAATCCTGTTCCTTACAAACACGACTGGAAACCGGGGGATCCATATTTTAAAATTATTACCGGATGGGCTTATCCTCCGAAAGATTATAACAAATGGGCAGAGTTGGTTTTTCAATGGGTGAAACATAGTGTAGAGCGTTACGGACAAAGTGAAGTGGAAAGCTGGTATTGGGAATTATGGAATGAACCGAATGGTTACTGGAAAGGAACACAGAATGAATTTTTTAAATTATATGATTATACAGCAGATGCGGTGAAGCGGGCATTACCCACAGCAAAAATCGGCGGAATCAATATTGCAGGCACCGCAGGAAAAAATGCACAGGATTGGATGCATGCATTTGTAAAACATTGTTTTTATGATACTAACTATGTAACAAAGCAAATAGGTTCTCCAGTTGATATGATATTGTTTCATGCAAAGGGCTCACCAAAAGTGATTGACGGACATGTGCAGATGAATATGGGAAGACAGTTACAGGATATTCACGCCGGGTTTAAGTTTGTGGCATCTTATCCGCAATTAAAAAACCTTCCCGTTGTAATTGGTGAAAGCGATCCTGAAGGTTGTGCTGCATGCGGAATGAAAACCAATCCATCCAATGGTTACCGCAACGGCACCATGTATTCAAGTTATACAGCTGCATCCTTTGCACGGAAATATTTACTCGCCGATTCCTTTCATGTAAATTTCCTTGGTGCTGTTACCTGGGCATTCGAATTTGAAGATCAGCCATGGTTCTATGGCTTTCGTGATCTGGCTACTAACGGGGTTGATAAACCGGTGCTGAATGTATTCCGCATGTTTGGAATGATGAAAGGCAAACGGGTGTTGGTGCAGGGCAGCCAAATGTATGATTTAAAAACAATGGTTGATTCAAGTGTACGAAGGGCTTACAGTGATGTTGGTGGGCTTGCTGCAAAAGATCAACGATCAGCAACAGTGATGATCTGGAATTATCATGATGATGATGTGAAACAACCTGCACTTCCTGTTGAAGTAAATATTAACGGGGTATCAGTTACTGTTGTTACACTCACTGAATACCGCATTGATGATGAACACAGTAATTCTTATGAAGTGTGGAAGAAGATGGGCTCACCACAAAATCCAACAAAAGAACAGATAGCCATATTGGAAAAATCAGGGCAATTAAAAACAATGGGTTCGTCAAAGAAAGTAAAAGTGGTGAATGGAATTTTGAAGATAAAACTTTCATTACCACAGCAAGGTGTAAGCCTGCTGAAACTGGATTGGTGA